GGTTAGCTATGGGAAGGTTTAGAATAACGAGAGACTCTTCGCTTATCGGAGCTTTTAAAACACCATCTTTGAAATTTGTATCAAACACAGCGCCTTATATGCATGACGGCAGATTTGAAAATCTGATGGGTGTATTGAATCATTATTCCGGAGACTTATATGACAATCCATATTTGGATAGAAAATTAGACCCACAGGGCATAAATATGAGCACAGAGGAAAAAAAGGCAATTATTGAATTTTTGCAGATACTTTAGTTTTCATTAAAAATGGGCCCTTAACTTCAAAAATTCATAATAATTAGTCTAGGTTGATCAGCCAAAAAAGCTTAATTTTGGTTTAAGATAGAAATATAGGCACTTGCCATTTGTTATCATTGTCTTGATAATAGCAATACGACATTTTAGATTAATTGAAATAGTAATTTTTCATATATGACGAAAGAAGAATTAAATGAGAATAAAGAATCTCTGAATTTTTTAGAAGAGATTATTGAAGAGGATTTAAAAACGGGCGTGAATAAAGGCCAAGTTGTAACTCGATTTCCTCCTGAGCCTAACGGATTTTTACATATTGGCCACTTGAAAGCTATTTTCATTAACTTTTCCGTAGCCCAAAAATATGGAGGAAAAACGTTTCTTCGATTTGATGATACTAATCCGACAAAGGAAGAAACGGCTTATGTGGAGGCTATAAAAAAGGATATTCAATGGTTGGGATATCAATGGGAAGGAGAAGCGAAGTTCACTTCGGATTATTTCGATCAATTATATGAATGGGCAATCTTGCTTATCAAAAATGGCAAAGCGTATGTTGATGAGCAAACTGCCGAGGAAATAGCTATTCAGAAAGCAAATCCTACAGTTCCGGGAATAGAAAGCCCTTACAGAAACAGGCCTGTGGAGGAAAGCTTGACAGAATTTGAGAAAATGAAAAATGGGGAGTACGATGAAGGCTCTAAAGTTCTGAGAGCTAAAATCGATATGACATCTTCAAATATGCATATGCGTGATCCAATCATGTATAGAGTGATGAAGGCATCACATCATAGAACAGGTGACAAATGGAATATTTATCCGATGTATGACTGGGCGCATGGACAGAGTGATTATTTGGAAGGAATCACAAATTCTATGTGCTCTTTGGAGTTTGAAGTTCATAGGCCGCTTTATGATTGGTTCTTGGATCAAGTATATGATGAAAATAAGATAAGGACAAAACAAAGAGAATTCTCAAGGCTCAACCTTAACTATACGGTGATGAGCAAAAGAAAACTCTTGAAATTAGTCGAGCAGGGTGTAGTTAGTGGATGGGATGATCCTCGTATGCCAACTATTTCAGCATTAAGAAGAAGAGGTTACACACCTGAGGCGCTTAAGGCATTTGCGGAAAAAGTAGGTGTGACGAAAAGGGAAAATATTATAGATTTAAGCCTTTTAGAATTCTGCATACGCGAAGATTTGAATAAAAATGCAAATAGAGTTTTTGGTGTTCTTGATCCTGTAAAAGTTATCATTGACAACTATCCGGAAGGGGAGACTGAAGTGTTAAAGCTTGAGAATAATCCTGAGGATGAGAATGCAGGAGAAAGAGCAGTCCCTTTTGGGAAAGAAATTTATATCGAAAGAGAAGATTTCATGGAGCAGGCTCCAAATAGAAAATATTTCAGATTGGCTTTGGATAAAGAAGTTAGGCTGAAAGGAGCTTATATCATCAAAGCGGTAAGTGTAGATAAGGATGAAGAAGGAAACATCACTGCGATTCATTGCGAATATGATGCTGATTCTAAATCAGGCAGTGGAACAGAGGCTAGCAAAAGAAAAGTAAAAGGAACGCTTCATTGGGTAGATGCCAAACATGCGGTAGATGCGGAAGTGAGAATTTATGATAGGTTGTTCAATAGTGAAGCTCCTGATTCTGATAAAGAATTGGATTTCACAGCCTTTTTGAATCCTGATTCATTGCAAACTGTTGATGCTAAAGTAGAGCCTTCACTTAAAGAAGCAAAAGTAGGCGATAGATTCCAGTTTCAAAGATTAGGATATTTCAATGTGGATATTGATAGCTCTCCTGAGAAAATGGTTTTTAATAGAACTGTTACACTTAAGGATTCTTGGGCTAAAAAAGGTAAATAATAAAATAAAGATAACTCTCAAGCTACGAGGGTTATTTTTTATTCAACACTATTATTTAACATAATATTTTTTATAATAAATCACATAATTAATCATACAATTATTTTGTCCAAAGTTTAAAATATTCGTAATATAGTCTACATAATATTATACAGGTATAACGTATAGCAGGAATGTCGGATATTTTAAAAATTGTTGGCGATACGCCATTAGTTGAAATCAAATCATTAAATCCCAACCCTAAAGTACGAATTTTTGGGAAACTCGAAGGGAATAACCCAGGAGGGAGTGTCAAAGATAGAGCTGCTCTGGGTATGATCCAAGGAGCGATAGAAAGGGGAGAGTTAAAAAAAGGAGTCAAAATAATTGAAGCTACTAGCGGAAATACAGGAATAGCCTTGGCTATGATAGCTAGATTGCTAGGTTTTGAAATTGAATTGGTCATGCCTGAAAATGCGACCAAAGAAAGAGTTCAAACCATGGAGGCTTATGGAGCTAAAGTTATCCTAACCTCCAAAGATGTAGGCATGGAAGGTGCTAGGGATTATGCTGAAGAAAAAGTGAAAGAAGGCGGTTATTTGCTACTAAATCAATTCGCAAATCCTGACAACTTTAAAGCTCATTATAAATCTACAGGACCTGAAATTTGGAATGCCACCAATGGAAAGGTAACTCATTTTGTCTCTTCCATGGGTACTACTGGTACTATCATGGGTGTTTCTAGATATTTAAAAGAACAAAATCAGAATATACAAATTGTTGGTGTTCAACCCACTGAAGGAGCGAATATTCCTGGTATAAGACGATGGCCGATAGAGTATCTTCCAAAAATATTTGAAAGAGAAAGAGTGGATCAAATCATTGACGTATCCGAAGAAGAAGCCGTTAATATCACTAGAGAGCTATCGACAAAAGAAGGGATATTCGCTGGGATGAGTTCTGGAGGAGCTGTTGCCGCAGCATTAAAATTAGCTGATCAATTAGAAGAAGGAACTATCGTTTGTATTATTTGCGACAGGGGAGATAGATATTTATCCTCAGATTTATTTGATTTTTCAAAGTAAGCACATATTTCATCACAAGAGAGAATATACCTAAATAAACTTTCTTGTGATGACTACCTATTATCACTATTTACAAATGTAGCCGTGATTAAATTGATCGGGTATTCGTCATAAGGCATAGGTGCCACTCCCCAAAAATTCATTTCCCAATTCCACACTTCATCCAATCGATGCACTGTATAATAATAAGTGTATAACTCAAAGCCGGTGGGCACTATTCTAAATCCATATAATTTACCCAACCAAACCTCATTGTTAAACAAATCAAACAAGCCCAACCTTCCATGCACATTTATTGCATGGGTTATTACGCTGTCACCAGCTCTTACTTCATAAATGGGCTCGCCTCGAAATGTAGTTGTTTCGTTAAAAGTAAAAAAATAATTGCTGTCGGAAAAAAGCTTAATATCCTTAAAAAATTGATTCAATGTATCTGTCGGCAATGGATTTCCTTCTCGATCAAAAGCGTCAACGCTCAATAGTTGGTAAGTTCCGCCTTGAATATAAGTCAATGGAGGGACAACCACATTCGAAATTTCGTCCGATGAGCATGAAAACAAAATGCATGAAACCAGAATTGCCAATGTATATTTTATTACCTTCTTCATAAATGCTTTTTTGATAAAATCAATATAAAATAATATTGTTCACAAAAGTATTCAGAAGGCTTTGAATGCTTTATTTTATGCTTAAATTGTATTGTTTTCCTGTCTATTTCTCAATGCAGTGATTATTGAGTTTTGAAGATAGATCTATAAAAATGTAATTTATACGCTCATGCTTGCAATTATATCTCCATCAAAAGGACAAAACTTTGATAAAGAAAATGAAGGCCTTGTTTATTCTCAACCAGAACTATTGGATCATTCTTTAGAATTACTGAATGAACTAAA
The Aureibacter tunicatorum DNA segment above includes these coding regions:
- the cysM gene encoding cysteine synthase CysM, yielding MSDILKIVGDTPLVEIKSLNPNPKVRIFGKLEGNNPGGSVKDRAALGMIQGAIERGELKKGVKIIEATSGNTGIALAMIARLLGFEIELVMPENATKERVQTMEAYGAKVILTSKDVGMEGARDYAEEKVKEGGYLLLNQFANPDNFKAHYKSTGPEIWNATNGKVTHFVSSMGTTGTIMGVSRYLKEQNQNIQIVGVQPTEGANIPGIRRWPIEYLPKIFERERVDQIIDVSEEEAVNITRELSTKEGIFAGMSSGGAVAAALKLADQLEEGTIVCIICDRGDRYLSSDLFDFSK
- a CDS encoding glutamine--tRNA ligase/YqeY domain fusion protein, giving the protein MTKEELNENKESLNFLEEIIEEDLKTGVNKGQVVTRFPPEPNGFLHIGHLKAIFINFSVAQKYGGKTFLRFDDTNPTKEETAYVEAIKKDIQWLGYQWEGEAKFTSDYFDQLYEWAILLIKNGKAYVDEQTAEEIAIQKANPTVPGIESPYRNRPVEESLTEFEKMKNGEYDEGSKVLRAKIDMTSSNMHMRDPIMYRVMKASHHRTGDKWNIYPMYDWAHGQSDYLEGITNSMCSLEFEVHRPLYDWFLDQVYDENKIRTKQREFSRLNLNYTVMSKRKLLKLVEQGVVSGWDDPRMPTISALRRRGYTPEALKAFAEKVGVTKRENIIDLSLLEFCIREDLNKNANRVFGVLDPVKVIIDNYPEGETEVLKLENNPEDENAGERAVPFGKEIYIEREDFMEQAPNRKYFRLALDKEVRLKGAYIIKAVSVDKDEEGNITAIHCEYDADSKSGSGTEASKRKVKGTLHWVDAKHAVDAEVRIYDRLFNSEAPDSDKELDFTAFLNPDSLQTVDAKVEPSLKEAKVGDRFQFQRLGYFNVDIDSSPEKMVFNRTVTLKDSWAKKGK